A single region of the Sorex araneus isolate mSorAra2 chromosome 7, mSorAra2.pri, whole genome shotgun sequence genome encodes:
- the LOC129406497 gene encoding cell division control protein 42 homolog encodes MQTIKCVVVGDGAVGKTCLLISYTTNKFPSEYVPTVFDNYAVTLVIGGKPYTLGLFDTAGQEDYDRLRPLSYPQTDVFLVCFSVVSPSSFENMKEKWVAEITHHCPKTPFLLVGTQIDLRDDPSTTEKLAKNKQKPITPETAEKLARDLKAVKYMECSALTQKGLEDVFDEAILAALEPPEPKKSRRCVLLCTSLQSPFCTAGVGIILKAMFKSN; translated from the coding sequence ATGCAGACAATTAAGTGTGTTGTTGTGGGTGATGGTGCCGTTGGTAAAACATGTCTCCTGATATCCTATACAACAAACAAATTTCCGTCTGAGTATGTACCAACGGTTTTTGACAACTATGCAGTCACTCTTGTGATTGGTGGAAAGCCATATACTCTGGGACTTTTTGATACGGCAGGGCAAGAGGATTATGACAGATTACGGCCACTGAGTTACCCACAAACAGATGTATTTTTAGTCTGCTTTTCAGTGGTCTCTCCATCctcatttgaaaatatgaaagaaaagtgGGTGGCTGAGATAACTCACCACTGTCCGAAGACTCCTTTCTTACTTGTTGGGACCCAAATTGATCTCAGAGATGACCCCTCTACTACTGAAAAACTTGCCAAGAACAAACAGAAGCCTATCACTCCAGAGACTGCGGAAAAGCTGGCGCGCGACCTGAAGGCTGTTAAATATATGGAGTGCTCTGCACTCACACAGAAAGGCCTAGAGGATGTATTTGATGAAGCAATATTGGCTGCCCTGGAGCCTCCAGAGCCGAAGAAGAGCCGCAGGTGTGTGCTGCTGTGCACGTCTCTCCAGAGTCCTTTCTGCACAGCTGGTGTCGGCATCATACTAAAAGCAATGTTTAAATCAaactaa